One genomic segment of Actinoplanes ianthinogenes includes these proteins:
- a CDS encoding NAD(P)-dependent alcohol dehydrogenase, producing MRAIVQDRYGGPEQLRWTEVATPEPGDGEVLIATRAASLNAWDWHFMRGDPYLMRLPRNLTRPAHRIRGRDVAGEVAAVGAGVTEFRVGDPVFADLGAREGTFAEFVRAPRELVAPKPAGLSMIEAAALPLAAGAALGCLREAGLTAGQRLLINGASGGVGTFAVQIAKAFGAEVTAVCSTRNVDLVTELGADHVIDYHREDFARRPGRFDVVLDLVGNRTLADLRSKGGTVVLSGGGTSRGGSFLGPFPLVVRGMLAARTTRQRIILPEPAPSRATLETLGAMTGSGALTPVVDRTYPLAEAADAMRYLETEHARAKVVLTV from the coding sequence ATGAGGGCGATCGTGCAGGACCGGTACGGCGGCCCCGAGCAGCTGCGCTGGACCGAGGTGGCGACTCCGGAGCCGGGCGACGGCGAGGTGCTGATCGCGACCCGGGCGGCCTCGCTGAACGCCTGGGACTGGCACTTCATGCGCGGCGATCCGTATCTGATGCGCCTCCCCCGCAACCTCACCCGCCCGGCGCACCGGATCCGGGGCCGGGACGTCGCGGGCGAGGTCGCGGCGGTCGGCGCGGGCGTGACCGAGTTCCGGGTCGGTGATCCGGTCTTCGCCGATCTCGGCGCCCGGGAGGGCACCTTCGCCGAGTTCGTCCGCGCGCCGCGGGAGCTGGTCGCGCCGAAACCCGCGGGCCTGAGCATGATCGAGGCGGCCGCGCTCCCGCTGGCCGCCGGAGCGGCGCTGGGCTGCCTGCGCGAGGCCGGCCTGACCGCCGGGCAGCGCCTGTTGATCAACGGCGCGTCCGGCGGGGTCGGCACGTTCGCGGTGCAGATCGCCAAGGCGTTCGGCGCCGAGGTGACCGCCGTGTGCAGCACCCGCAACGTCGACCTGGTCACCGAGCTCGGCGCGGATCACGTCATCGACTACCACCGGGAGGACTTCGCGAGGCGTCCGGGCAGGTTCGACGTCGTCCTCGACCTGGTCGGCAACCGCACCCTGGCCGACCTGCGGAGCAAGGGCGGCACCGTCGTCCTCTCCGGCGGCGGCACCTCCCGGGGCGGCAGTTTCCTCGGCCCGTTCCCCCTGGTCGTCCGCGGCATGCTGGCAGCACGCACCACCCGGCAGCGGATCATCCTCCCGGAGCCCGCGCCGAGCCGCGCCACCCTGGAGACCCTCGGCGCCATGACCGGGTCCGGCGCCCTCACACCGGTCGTCGACCGCACCTATCCGCTGGCCGAGGCCGCCGACGCCATGCGCTACCTGGAGACCGAGCACGCCCGCGCCAAGGTCGTCCTCACCGTCTAG
- a CDS encoding ATP-binding protein — translation MSLRMLPSTVRFAALYLVAILAGQLTILGKPDALPVIWPATAVAAVWLVNRNDSRWRWADAAVLGLLTALALAATGTAIGPALVHGGAAVLEALVFAVAASHWLPGVWGGPGGRPLRTLTDLLRVLLVAVAGAVCGGVLGGLGERLITHDQSVTAIAIWVVRDVVSVLLFGAAARRLRDLPRGQETWMEAVIVYFLSAAAYFYVFSLNERLPIGFALLALTVWVGLRLPTVLAIVHTMAFGTAAAVFTLHGSGPYAMTGEPGTRALVVQLYIGVLALVGLALAFSRDERTALIERLQSSEHEATEKAELMTTIINSMTEGLAILDQAGRLVLRNPAAGRLLGSTNTVAGGAALGSDYGFFHPDGTPLADAELPYQRALAGEDVQPMDVLIRNAAVPEGRIVRFNVSRLASPSGLQHVVVVFHDVTADRRHRDELMSFAGVVAHDLLNPLTTIEGWAEVLETELAGYKPAERVSRIQRAAARMRTFLNGLLAYTAARDGKLMPTTINLQLLLTDIANSRYDQAESAGIHPPQFALGQLDAVEADPVLTRQLLENVIDYALEQTMPGVPPLISVAAQPAPNGMLRIDILDNGRGIPPGLRQAIFTNFHRGEGGSGSGLELAVCKRIVERHGGTIEATANPYGSGTRMSFTLPAGRSAYARTLESQWQHRPAPAVGLNPGSR, via the coding sequence ATGAGTCTTCGGATGTTGCCCAGCACCGTGCGCTTCGCGGCGCTCTACCTCGTCGCGATCCTCGCCGGGCAGCTCACCATCCTCGGCAAGCCGGACGCCCTGCCGGTGATCTGGCCGGCCACCGCGGTCGCCGCGGTCTGGCTGGTCAACCGCAACGACTCCCGCTGGCGCTGGGCGGACGCCGCGGTGCTCGGCCTGCTCACCGCGCTCGCCCTGGCCGCCACCGGCACCGCGATCGGACCCGCCCTGGTGCACGGCGGCGCCGCGGTGCTGGAGGCGCTGGTCTTCGCGGTCGCCGCGTCACACTGGCTGCCCGGCGTCTGGGGCGGCCCCGGCGGCCGGCCGCTGCGGACCCTGACCGACCTGCTCCGGGTGCTGCTGGTGGCGGTGGCCGGCGCGGTCTGCGGCGGCGTGCTGGGCGGCCTCGGCGAGCGGCTGATCACCCACGACCAGTCGGTCACCGCGATCGCGATCTGGGTGGTCCGTGACGTGGTCAGCGTGCTGCTCTTCGGGGCGGCCGCGCGGCGGCTGCGCGACCTGCCCCGCGGCCAGGAGACCTGGATGGAGGCGGTGATCGTCTACTTCCTCTCGGCGGCCGCCTACTTCTACGTGTTCTCCCTCAACGAGCGCCTGCCGATCGGGTTCGCCCTGCTGGCCCTCACGGTCTGGGTGGGCCTGCGGCTGCCCACCGTGCTGGCGATCGTGCACACCATGGCCTTCGGCACCGCGGCGGCCGTCTTCACCCTGCACGGCAGCGGCCCGTACGCGATGACCGGCGAACCCGGCACCCGGGCCCTGGTCGTCCAGCTCTACATCGGGGTCCTGGCCCTGGTCGGCCTGGCCCTGGCGTTCAGCCGCGACGAGCGGACCGCGCTGATCGAGCGCCTCCAGTCCTCCGAGCACGAGGCCACCGAGAAGGCCGAGCTGATGACCACGATCATCAACTCGATGACCGAGGGCCTGGCCATCCTCGACCAGGCCGGCCGGCTGGTGCTCCGCAACCCGGCCGCCGGCCGCCTGCTGGGCAGCACCAACACGGTGGCCGGTGGCGCCGCGCTGGGCAGCGACTACGGCTTCTTCCACCCGGACGGCACCCCGCTCGCCGATGCCGAGCTGCCCTACCAACGCGCCCTGGCCGGCGAGGACGTGCAGCCGATGGACGTGCTGATCCGCAACGCGGCGGTGCCCGAGGGCCGGATCGTCCGGTTCAACGTGTCCCGGCTGGCCAGTCCGAGCGGCCTGCAACACGTGGTCGTGGTCTTCCACGACGTCACCGCGGACCGCCGGCACCGGGACGAGCTGATGTCATTCGCCGGGGTGGTGGCGCACGACCTGCTCAACCCGCTGACCACCATCGAGGGCTGGGCCGAGGTCCTGGAGACCGAGCTGGCCGGGTACAAGCCGGCCGAGCGGGTCAGCCGGATCCAGCGGGCCGCCGCCCGGATGCGCACCTTCCTGAACGGCCTGCTCGCCTACACCGCGGCCCGCGACGGCAAGCTGATGCCCACCACGATCAACCTCCAGCTGCTGCTCACCGACATCGCCAACAGCCGGTACGACCAGGCGGAGAGCGCCGGCATCCACCCGCCGCAGTTCGCCCTCGGCCAGCTCGACGCGGTCGAGGCCGACCCGGTGCTGACCCGGCAGCTGCTGGAGAACGTGATCGACTACGCGCTCGAGCAGACCATGCCGGGCGTGCCGCCGCTGATCAGCGTGGCCGCCCAGCCGGCCCCGAACGGGATGCTGCGGATCGACATCCTGGACAACGGGCGCGGCATCCCGCCCGGCCTGCGCCAGGCGATCTTCACGAACTTCCACCGGGGCGAGGGCGGCAGCGGATCCGGGCTGGAGCTCGCGGTCTGCAAACGGATCGTGGAGCGGCACGGCGGGACGATCGAGGCGACGGCGAATCCGTACGGCAGCGGCACCCGGATGTCGTTCACGCTGCCGGCCGGGCGCTCCGCCTACGCCCGCACCCTGGAGAGCCAGTGGCAGCACCGGCCTGCACCCGCGGTAGGTCTCAATCCCGGCAGCCGCTGA
- a CDS encoding globin domain-containing protein encodes MLSASSVPVVEATLPVVGEHLDAITRVFYESMLTENAELTNLFSRSAQATGEQRQALAGAVAAFAAHLIGAGPDGPAFEHIIDRIAHRHCALGIRPEQYTTVGKYLLRAVGTVLGDAVTPEITAAWDEVYWLFAARLIGREARIYASAGVDDDDPWRDYLVIAKVAEAEDTVSLLLAPADGGPAPAFVPGQYVTVAVDLPDGSRQLRQYSLSQGPAAGALRITVRRVRGRGGAPDGLISGFLHDRVEAGDKLRLSQPYGDLVLRPGDAPLLLISAGVGITPMAAVLDHVARTSPEREVVTVHADRSPSRHALRAEMDAAGARLRSFTSQVWYEDSTGLIDVGKIPLPPEADVYLCGPVPFMRQVRAGLHRRGVPDERIRYEVFGSEQWQTASE; translated from the coding sequence ATGCTGTCCGCATCCAGCGTGCCCGTCGTGGAGGCGACCCTGCCGGTCGTCGGCGAGCATCTCGACGCCATCACCCGCGTCTTCTACGAGTCGATGCTCACCGAGAACGCGGAGCTGACCAACCTGTTCAGCCGCAGCGCGCAGGCCACCGGCGAACAGCGGCAGGCCCTGGCCGGCGCGGTGGCCGCGTTCGCCGCGCACCTGATCGGCGCCGGCCCGGACGGCCCGGCGTTCGAGCACATCATCGACCGGATCGCGCACCGGCACTGCGCCCTCGGCATCCGCCCGGAGCAGTACACGACGGTCGGCAAGTACCTGCTCCGCGCGGTCGGCACGGTGCTCGGCGACGCGGTCACACCGGAGATCACGGCCGCCTGGGACGAGGTGTACTGGCTGTTCGCGGCGCGGCTGATCGGCCGGGAGGCGCGGATCTACGCGAGCGCCGGGGTGGACGACGACGACCCGTGGCGGGACTACCTGGTGATCGCCAAGGTCGCCGAAGCGGAGGACACGGTGTCGCTGCTGCTCGCGCCGGCCGACGGCGGTCCCGCGCCGGCCTTCGTCCCGGGGCAGTACGTGACGGTCGCGGTGGACCTGCCGGACGGCTCCCGCCAGCTCCGGCAGTACTCGCTCTCGCAGGGCCCGGCCGCCGGGGCGCTGCGGATCACGGTGCGCCGGGTCCGCGGCCGCGGCGGTGCGCCGGACGGGCTGATCTCCGGGTTCCTGCACGACCGGGTCGAGGCGGGTGACAAGCTGCGGCTCAGCCAGCCGTACGGCGATCTCGTGCTGCGCCCCGGGGACGCCCCGTTGCTGCTGATCAGCGCCGGTGTCGGGATCACCCCGATGGCCGCCGTCCTGGACCACGTGGCCCGCACCTCGCCGGAGCGTGAGGTGGTCACGGTGCACGCCGACCGGAGCCCGTCCCGGCACGCGCTGCGCGCCGAGATGGACGCCGCCGGGGCCCGGCTGCGGTCCTTCACCAGCCAGGTCTGGTACGAGGACAGCACCGGCCTGATCGACGTCGGCAAGATCCCGCTGCCCCCGGAGGCCGACGTCTACCTCTGCGGCCCGGTCCCGTTCATGCGGCAGGTACGCGCCGGCCTGCACCGGCGCGGCGTCCCGGACGAGCGAATCCGCTACGAGGTGTTCGGCTCCGAGCAGTGGCAGACCGCATCCGAGTAG
- a CDS encoding isocitrate lyase/PEP mutase family protein, with protein MTAVREKFRDLHESGTFLMPNPWDVGSARLLAALGFPALATTSSGFAATLGKRDQHVTRDELVAHVAALTAALDIPLNVDAERCFADTAAGIRETVDLLAAAGASGISIEDYDPGAGRLETLEAGAERVAAAAEACARHGIVLTARAENLLYGHDDLDDTVARLRAYRAAGADVVYAPGLRTPAEISRVVAGVDAPVNVLVVTGAPAVPEIASLGVRRISTGGSLAWAAYGALRDAARELLTTGTTEFRSRALREEDLEAAFPA; from the coding sequence ATGACCGCGGTGCGCGAGAAATTCCGGGACCTGCACGAGTCCGGCACGTTCCTGATGCCGAACCCCTGGGACGTCGGCTCCGCCCGGCTGCTGGCCGCTCTCGGCTTCCCGGCGCTGGCCACCACGTCCTCCGGCTTCGCGGCCACCCTGGGCAAGCGGGACCAGCACGTCACCCGGGACGAGCTGGTCGCGCACGTGGCCGCGCTGACCGCCGCGCTGGACATCCCTCTCAACGTCGACGCCGAGCGCTGCTTCGCCGACACCGCGGCCGGGATCCGGGAGACGGTGGACCTGCTGGCCGCGGCCGGCGCGTCCGGCATCTCGATCGAGGACTACGACCCGGGCGCCGGCCGGCTGGAGACCCTGGAGGCCGGGGCCGAGCGGGTCGCCGCGGCGGCGGAGGCCTGCGCGCGGCACGGGATCGTGCTCACCGCCCGCGCGGAGAATCTTCTGTACGGGCACGACGATCTCGACGACACCGTCGCCCGGCTGCGGGCGTACCGGGCGGCCGGCGCGGACGTGGTCTACGCGCCGGGGCTGCGGACCCCCGCCGAGATCAGCCGCGTGGTGGCCGGGGTGGACGCTCCGGTGAACGTGCTGGTTGTCACGGGAGCTCCGGCCGTACCGGAAATCGCCTCGCTCGGCGTGCGGCGGATCTCCACGGGAGGCTCGCTCGCCTGGGCGGCCTACGGTGCCCTGCGCGACGCGGCGCGCGAGTTGCTGACCACCGGGACCACGGAGTTCCGGTCTCGCGCCCTGCGCGAGGAAGATCTCGAGGCGGCCTTCCCCGCCTAG
- a CDS encoding GAF domain-containing sensor histidine kinase, with protein MAASGIAGEMLEQERLAALRGYDILDTPQESDFDDIVALAAQLCDKPIAMVSLVDEERQWFKARLGTDLCGSARDDSICAHAMYSDDVMQIPDARSDARFAGMPTVAGPPYVRFYAGAPLVTPFGRPLGTLCVADGEPGLLTPAQQHGLRALARHVVNQLELRKYARDMRSLNDRLRDAEQIKDEFIARVNHELRTPITSIHGYLEVLGDPELPSEARDGFLQRVQRNSDRLLALVDDMLLAAQVSAGSRDFVRTPADLAVLVRGVVTANRPLAEAKGLTIAADTGEPVLAEVDLRRMGQALERLVLNAVKFTASGTITVTATTRPGCAVLLVRDTGMGISEADQQRVLAPFRRSADAERAEVQGLGLGLGIVKAIAEGHDGTVTIDSIPGRGTTVGIEVPAAGRYPG; from the coding sequence ATGGCGGCCAGCGGGATTGCCGGCGAGATGCTGGAACAGGAACGCCTTGCCGCCCTCCGCGGCTACGACATCCTCGACACCCCTCAGGAGAGCGACTTCGACGACATCGTCGCCCTCGCCGCGCAGCTCTGTGACAAGCCGATCGCCATGGTCAGCCTGGTCGACGAGGAACGCCAGTGGTTCAAGGCGCGGCTCGGCACCGACCTCTGCGGCAGCGCGCGCGACGACTCGATCTGCGCGCACGCCATGTACAGCGACGACGTGATGCAGATCCCGGACGCCCGCTCGGATGCGCGGTTCGCCGGCATGCCGACCGTGGCCGGCCCGCCGTACGTCCGGTTCTACGCGGGCGCGCCGCTGGTCACTCCGTTCGGCCGGCCGCTCGGCACGCTCTGCGTCGCCGACGGCGAGCCGGGGCTGCTCACCCCGGCACAGCAGCACGGCCTGCGGGCCCTGGCCCGGCACGTGGTCAACCAGCTGGAGCTGCGGAAATACGCCCGGGACATGCGCAGCCTCAACGACCGGCTGCGGGACGCCGAGCAGATCAAGGACGAGTTCATCGCCCGGGTCAACCACGAGCTGCGGACCCCGATCACCTCGATCCACGGTTACCTGGAGGTCCTCGGCGACCCGGAGCTGCCGTCCGAGGCCCGCGACGGGTTCCTCCAGCGGGTGCAGCGCAACTCCGACCGGCTGCTCGCGCTGGTCGACGACATGCTGCTGGCCGCGCAGGTCAGCGCGGGCAGCCGGGACTTCGTGCGGACCCCGGCCGACCTTGCGGTGCTGGTCCGCGGCGTGGTCACCGCGAACCGGCCGCTGGCCGAGGCGAAGGGGCTGACCATCGCGGCCGACACCGGCGAGCCGGTCCTGGCCGAGGTGGACCTGCGCCGGATGGGTCAGGCACTGGAACGGCTGGTGCTGAACGCGGTCAAGTTCACCGCCAGCGGCACCATCACGGTGACCGCCACGACCCGGCCCGGGTGCGCGGTGCTGCTGGTCCGGGACACCGGGATGGGCATCAGCGAGGCGGACCAGCAGCGGGTGCTGGCGCCGTTCCGCCGCAGCGCCGACGCGGAGCGCGCCGAGGTGCAGGGTCTCGGGCTGGGTCTGGGCATCGTGAAGGCGATCGCCGAGGGGCACGACGGCACGGTGACCATCGACAGCATCCCCGGCCGCGGGACCACCGTCGGGATCGAGGTGCCGGCCGCCGGTCGTTATCCCGGCTAG
- a CDS encoding response regulator transcription factor: MTVVLESAPALAPALTGPTVLVVDDDENVRDLATFRLQMAGYHTVTAADGCTALTLVAATRPDLVVLDIAMPGLDGLSVCYRMHADPATADIPVIMLSGMATATDIDLAFVSGAEEYLAKPLNPADLVRRVGWLLPRDA; this comes from the coding sequence ATGACGGTCGTCCTGGAATCCGCCCCCGCCCTCGCCCCGGCCCTGACCGGCCCCACCGTCCTGGTCGTCGACGACGACGAGAACGTCCGGGACCTGGCCACGTTTCGCCTGCAGATGGCCGGGTACCACACGGTGACCGCCGCGGACGGGTGCACCGCGCTCACCCTGGTCGCGGCGACCCGCCCGGACCTGGTCGTGCTGGACATCGCGATGCCCGGCCTGGACGGGCTGAGCGTCTGCTACCGGATGCACGCGGACCCGGCCACCGCCGACATCCCGGTGATCATGCTGAGCGGCATGGCCACCGCCACCGACATCGACCTGGCGTTCGTCTCCGGCGCCGAGGAGTACCTGGCCAAGCCGCTGAACCCGGCCGATCTGGTGCGCCGCGTCGGCTGGCTGCTGCCCAGGGACGCTTAG
- a CDS encoding TetR/AcrR family transcriptional regulator, which yields MDVAERRVPLNRERVLNAAVDLADRTGLDALSMRNLAQELGVVPMALYKHVANKDELLDGMVDTVVAGIPAVSPTGDWKAAVRDRILGARQALLRHPWAWQVINSRTDPTPAMLAYLDSVIGLFLAGGFSPDQVHHITHALGTRMLGYTPELFNDSTPLPPEAQLEMARAMAPRFPNLALMAMAAAHDESSVVGAGCDDQFEFEFALGLLLDGFDRLPR from the coding sequence GTGGATGTTGCCGAGCGGCGGGTTCCGCTCAACCGCGAACGCGTGCTGAACGCCGCCGTCGACCTGGCCGACCGCACCGGCCTCGACGCGCTGAGCATGCGCAACCTGGCCCAGGAGCTGGGCGTCGTGCCGATGGCGCTGTACAAGCACGTCGCCAACAAGGACGAGCTGCTGGACGGCATGGTCGACACGGTCGTGGCCGGCATCCCCGCGGTGTCCCCGACCGGTGACTGGAAAGCGGCCGTCCGCGACCGGATCCTCGGCGCCCGCCAGGCCCTGCTCCGCCACCCGTGGGCCTGGCAGGTGATCAACTCGCGGACCGACCCGACCCCGGCGATGCTCGCCTACCTCGACTCGGTGATCGGCCTCTTCCTGGCCGGCGGTTTCTCCCCGGACCAGGTCCACCACATCACCCACGCGCTCGGCACCCGGATGCTCGGCTACACCCCGGAGCTGTTCAACGACTCCACCCCGCTGCCCCCGGAGGCCCAGCTGGAGATGGCCCGCGCGATGGCCCCGCGCTTCCCGAACCTGGCCCTGATGGCGATGGCCGCCGCCCACGACGAGTCGTCGGTGGTCGGCGCGGGCTGCGACGACCAGTTCGAGTTCGAGTTCGCCCTGGGCCTGCTGCTGGACGGCTTCGACCGCCTGCCCCGCTAG